A single window of Solea solea chromosome 9, fSolSol10.1, whole genome shotgun sequence DNA harbors:
- the tor3a gene encoding torsin-3A isoform X1, translating into MRREAPGCSHTRLTSRCRVESVPGAASSPMLVRWFLLLLGTLSTQADLFQFDSITNVSSYYFNYIYCNIWEGECQPSQDDASQQVPSRELWAGFPQDYISVLHQWYCSLGQCCESGDCRVTNNITGLARDLQTKLHGQHLAQSVVLKAIQGFIIDPESNKPLTLSFHGWSGTGKNFVARIIADNLYRDGVKSECVRLFIAPFHFPHARLVDTYKGQLREAIRDMVLRCPQTLFIFDEAEKLHPGLIDAIKPYMDHYDNVDGVSYRRAIFLFLSNIGGATINDVALDFWHSGQNREDIGMEDLEHRLRTETMESQGGFAQSELMSGHLIDFYVPFLPLEYRHVKLCARDAYIARGLETDEATLDEVAKAMLYVPKEERLFSAQGCKSVPQRINFFLP; encoded by the exons ATGAGACGAGAGGCTCCAGGCTGCAGCCATACCCGTCTCACAAGTCGATGTCGTGTGGAGTCTGTCCCCGGAGCAGCGTCTTCCCCAATGTTGGTGCGGTGGTTCCTGCTTCTGCTCGGGACTCTGTCCACACAGGCCGACTTGTTCCAGTTCGACAGCATCACCAACGTCTCCTCTTactattttaattacatttattgtAACATATGGGAGGGGGAGTGTCAGCCCAGCCAAGACGATGCTTCACAGCAAG TTCCCAGCAGAGAACTGTGGGCAGGTTTTCCTCAGGACTACATCAGTGTGCTGCATCAGTGGTACTGTAGCCTGGGCCAGTGCTGCGAGTCTGGAGACTGTAGGGTAACCAACAACATCACAG GTCTGGCACGGGACCTTCAAACAAAGCTCCATGGGCAGCACCTTGCTCAGTCTGTGGTCCTGAAAGCCATCCAGGGTTTTATCATCGACCCAGAGTCCAACAAGCCACTCACCCTCTCCTTCCATGGCTGGTCTGGCACTGGCAAGAACTTTGTGGCCCGGATCATCGCTGATAACCTGTATCGTGACGGGGTCAAGAGTGAGTGCGTGCGCTTGTTCATTGCCCCGTTCCACTTCCCACACGCCAGGCTTGTGGACACATACAAG GGCCAGCTGCGGGAAGCCATACGGGACATGGTGTTGCGTTGTCCTCAGACTCTGTTCATCTTTGACGAGGCTGAGAAGCTTCACCCGGGCCTCATCGATGCCATCAAGCCTTACATGGATCACTATGACAATGTTGATGGGGTTAGCTACCGGAGAgccatcttcctcttcctcag TAATATTGGTGGTGCAACAATCAATGATGTAGCCCTGGATTTTTGGCACTCTGGTCAAAACCGAGAGGACATCGGTATGGAAGACCTGGAGCATCGACTTCGAACTGAAACTATGGAATCTCAAG GTGGGTTTGCGCAGAGTGAGTTGATGTCTGGTCACCTGATCGACTTCTATGTGCCCTTCTTGCCCCTGGAATATCGCCATGTGAAGCTTTGTGCACGAGATGCCTACATAGCCCGAGGTCTGGAGACAGATGAAGCTACGCTGGATGAGGTGGCTAAGGCGATGCTGTATGTCCCTAAAGAGGAGAGACTTTTCTCAGCCCAGGGATGCAAGTCTGTACCCCAGAGGATCAACTTCTTTCTGCCCTAG
- the calr gene encoding calreticulin, producing the protein MPPLLLPLLLLAVSTASVLAESTVHLREQFEDGDAWTSRWAESKHKTDYGKFVLSAGKFYGDAEKDKGLQTSQDARFYALSTRFDDFSNQGQPLVIQFTVKHEQSIDCGGGYIKLFPSDLNQEEMHGDSTYNIMFGPDICGPGTKKVHVIFNYKGKNHLINKDIRCKDDEYTHLYTLIVNPDNTYEVKIDNKKVESGNLEEDWDFLPPKKIKDPEAKKAEDWDDRERISDPDDKKPEEWDKPENIPDPDAKKPDDWDDEMDGEWEPPMVTNPDYKGEWKPREIDNPAYKGKWIHPEIDNPEYTADPEIYKYGSIGVIGLDLWQVKSGTIFDNFLITNDPNLAEEIGNDTWGKTKDAEKKMKEGQEEEERKIREEDTMKRREEAKDEGEEEEGEEAKDEEGEEEEEEGDEQEEEEEEEEEEEDDEGTDSKLKDEL; encoded by the exons atgccgccgctgctgctgccgctgctgctgctggccgtGTCGACCGCGTCTGTCCTGGCCGAGTCCACTGTCCATCTCCGAGAGCAGTTTGAAGATGGAG ATGCCTGGACAAGTCGCTGGGCAGAATCCAAGCACAAGACAGACTACGGCAAGTTTGTCCTGTCGGCAGGAAAGTTCTATGGAGACGCAGAGAAAGACAAAG GTCTGCAGACGAGTCAGGACGCCCGCTTCTATGCCCTGTCCACTCGTTTCGATGACTTCAGCAACCAAGGCCAGCCTCTTGTCATCCAGTTTACTGTGAAACACGAGCAGAGCATTGACTGTGGTGGAGGATATATTAAACTGTTCCCCTCTGACCTCAACCAGGAGGAAATGCATGGAGACTCCACCTACAACATCATGTTTG GTCCTGATATCTGTGGCCCTGGCACAAAGAAGGTTCATGTCATCTTCAACTACAAAGGCAAGAATCATTTGATCAACAAGGATATCAGGTGCAAG GATGATGAGTACACCCACTTGTACACCCTGATCGTCAACCCTGACAACACGTACGAGGTCAAAATTGACAACAAGAAGGTTGAGTCTGGAAACCTGGAGGAAGACTGGGACTTCCTGCCTCCCAAGAAAATTAAGGACCCTGAAGCCAAAAAGGCAGAAGACTGGGACGACAGAGAGAGGATTTCCGACCCCGATGACAAGAAACCAGAG GAATGGGACAAACCTGAGAACATCCCAGACCCTGACGCTAAGAAGCCCGATGACTGGGACGATGAGATGGACGGAGAGTGGGAGCCACCGATGGTCACCAACCCTGATTACAAG GGTGAGTGGAAGCCCAGAGAAATTGACAATCCTGCCTACAAAGGAAAGTGGATTCACCCTGAGATTGACAACCCAGAGTACACGGCTGATCCTGAGATCTATAAATATGGCAGCATTGGTGTGATTGGACTGGACTTGTGGCAG GTCAAGTCTGGTACTATCTTTGACAATTTCCTGATCACCAATGACCCCAACCTTGCAGAAGAAATAGGCAACGACACATGGGGTAAAACTAAG GATGcagagaagaagatgaaggaaggtcaagaggaggaggagagaaaaatacGTGAGGAGGACACcatgaagaggagagaagaggcgAAGGACGaaggggaagaagaggagggggaagaAGCGAAAGATGaggagggggaagaggaggaagaggagggagatgagcaggaggaagaggaggaggaggaggaagaggaagaagatgatgaaggaACAGACTCTAAACTCAAGGATGAGTTGTAA
- the tor3a gene encoding torsin-3A isoform X2, with protein MRREAPGCSHTRLTSRCRVESVPGAASSPMLVRWFLLLLGTLSTQADLFQFDSITNVSSYYFNYIYCNIWEGECQPSQDDASQQGLARDLQTKLHGQHLAQSVVLKAIQGFIIDPESNKPLTLSFHGWSGTGKNFVARIIADNLYRDGVKSECVRLFIAPFHFPHARLVDTYKGQLREAIRDMVLRCPQTLFIFDEAEKLHPGLIDAIKPYMDHYDNVDGVSYRRAIFLFLSNIGGATINDVALDFWHSGQNREDIGMEDLEHRLRTETMESQGGFAQSELMSGHLIDFYVPFLPLEYRHVKLCARDAYIARGLETDEATLDEVAKAMLYVPKEERLFSAQGCKSVPQRINFFLP; from the exons ATGAGACGAGAGGCTCCAGGCTGCAGCCATACCCGTCTCACAAGTCGATGTCGTGTGGAGTCTGTCCCCGGAGCAGCGTCTTCCCCAATGTTGGTGCGGTGGTTCCTGCTTCTGCTCGGGACTCTGTCCACACAGGCCGACTTGTTCCAGTTCGACAGCATCACCAACGTCTCCTCTTactattttaattacatttattgtAACATATGGGAGGGGGAGTGTCAGCCCAGCCAAGACGATGCTTCACAGCAAG GTCTGGCACGGGACCTTCAAACAAAGCTCCATGGGCAGCACCTTGCTCAGTCTGTGGTCCTGAAAGCCATCCAGGGTTTTATCATCGACCCAGAGTCCAACAAGCCACTCACCCTCTCCTTCCATGGCTGGTCTGGCACTGGCAAGAACTTTGTGGCCCGGATCATCGCTGATAACCTGTATCGTGACGGGGTCAAGAGTGAGTGCGTGCGCTTGTTCATTGCCCCGTTCCACTTCCCACACGCCAGGCTTGTGGACACATACAAG GGCCAGCTGCGGGAAGCCATACGGGACATGGTGTTGCGTTGTCCTCAGACTCTGTTCATCTTTGACGAGGCTGAGAAGCTTCACCCGGGCCTCATCGATGCCATCAAGCCTTACATGGATCACTATGACAATGTTGATGGGGTTAGCTACCGGAGAgccatcttcctcttcctcag TAATATTGGTGGTGCAACAATCAATGATGTAGCCCTGGATTTTTGGCACTCTGGTCAAAACCGAGAGGACATCGGTATGGAAGACCTGGAGCATCGACTTCGAACTGAAACTATGGAATCTCAAG GTGGGTTTGCGCAGAGTGAGTTGATGTCTGGTCACCTGATCGACTTCTATGTGCCCTTCTTGCCCCTGGAATATCGCCATGTGAAGCTTTGTGCACGAGATGCCTACATAGCCCGAGGTCTGGAGACAGATGAAGCTACGCTGGATGAGGTGGCTAAGGCGATGCTGTATGTCCCTAAAGAGGAGAGACTTTTCTCAGCCCAGGGATGCAAGTCTGTACCCCAGAGGATCAACTTCTTTCTGCCCTAG